Proteins encoded by one window of Anderseniella sp. Alg231-50:
- a CDS encoding TetR/AcrR family transcriptional regulator, with translation MATGNKTTERRHKLRIELINAGEAILSEQGLSALTARAAASAVGCSVGAIYNVFEDIDGLIIAVNSRTLAKLDQKISRFVPGDASGLEPEDCLSGLAVAYCQFAIEHTNAWSALFEHGERISRSIPDWHMDEHVHLIGHIVKSLRQLQPGISDEDGRQLAGLLFSAVHGVVSLGLQGFFFAVPQRELETQVSLLVRATLAGLKKSA, from the coding sequence ATGGCTACCGGAAACAAAACCACTGAACGCCGGCATAAATTGCGCATTGAGCTGATCAATGCAGGCGAAGCAATCCTGAGCGAACAGGGCCTGAGCGCGCTGACGGCACGTGCCGCGGCATCAGCAGTCGGCTGCTCTGTCGGTGCCATTTACAATGTGTTTGAAGACATTGACGGCCTGATTATCGCGGTCAACTCAAGAACCCTTGCAAAGCTGGATCAGAAAATCAGCCGTTTTGTCCCCGGGGATGCCAGCGGGCTGGAGCCGGAAGACTGCCTGAGTGGACTGGCTGTCGCCTACTGCCAGTTTGCCATTGAACATACCAATGCCTGGTCTGCCCTGTTCGAACACGGCGAACGCATCAGCCGCAGCATTCCCGACTGGCACATGGACGAGCACGTGCACCTGATCGGCCATATCGTCAAGTCGCTCAGGCAATTACAGCCTGGCATTTCCGACGAGGACGGCAGGCAGCTTGCGGGGCTGTTGTTTTCCGCCGTGCACGGTGTGGTGTCGCTTGGTCTACAGGGATTTTTCTTCGCGGTGCCGCAGCGCGAACTGGAAACCCAGGTCAGCCTGCTGGTGCGGGCAACCCTGGCAGGGTTGAAAAAATCCGCCTAG
- a CDS encoding acyl-[ACP]--phospholipid O-acyltransferase, whose protein sequence is MDNSQFALLRSKRFLPLFVTQALGALNDNVFKNALAILLVYRIAAEAGLNAAVMATAAGGVFILPFFLFSATAGQVADKFDKAGLIRLIKLAEIVIMALGALALFSGDVWFLFGVLFLMGTQSAFFGPLKYSILPVHLKESQLIGANSLIEAGTFLAILAGTIAGGLLILTGYGIAVVSGLVLTLAGLGYAASRFIPDAPAAAPDLKLNWNVVAESWRMVSKAASVRFSRLTILGISWFWLVGATLLSLFPAIASDLLKGDETVVTLFLVLFTVGIAIGSMLCNRLLRGQVTAIHAPFGALGITLFIADFSFALMNYQPPAGGELMGGLTFLSDWTNLRMMLDLIGVALCGGIFIVPLYAILQARSDDEDRSRTIAANNIVNAFFMTAGAGAVAALIGAGVSIPVVLLGIAAINFIVAIYVCVLLPDQLIKTVLIAVLKLFYRVEVKGLENYEKAGKRAVIVVNHVSFLDPVLLAAFLPVKPLFAVNTHIANAWWVKPFLRLVDAFPMDPTNPMAAKALVREVRQDKHCVIFPEGRITVTGALMKVFEGPAMIADQADAELVPVRIDGAQYTFFSRLKGTLRARWFPKITLTVMPPRKLEVPDGLVGKSRRRHAGQQLYDVMSDMIFETCNRRRSLFDALLEAKVVHGGKHAILEDLERQALGYGKLVLGSRIMGRKLTRFCSQGERVGLMVPNSVGAVVTFFALQSQGRVPAMLNFSTGLANMQAAITAADIRTVITSRKFIEVAKMEDTVAAFEKTVKVVYLEDIKASIGGWDKARALLTAPFAGAAHSRLAISPDDPAVVLFTSGSEGTPKGVVLSHSNLLANCYQLGARVDFNPRDIVFNALPVFHSFGLTGGTLLPVLAGVRTFLYPSPLHYRIVPALVYDTNSTIMFGTDTFLAGYARSSDPYDFYSVRYAFAGAEKVKDETRKVWSEKFGIRIFEGYGATETSPGISTNTAQHFKAGSVGRFLPGISYELQPVPGIDEGGRLVVKGPNVMLGYLRAENPGVLEPTEDSTYDTGDIVDVDEHGFISILGRAKRFAKIAGEMVSLTAVEAQASSLWPDNMHAVISIPDARKGEQLVLVTDNAKAKRDALQSHCKKQGLGELMVPKTIMSVKSVPVLGTGKTDYVGVGALVAAGG, encoded by the coding sequence ATGGATAATTCGCAGTTTGCCTTGCTGAGGTCGAAACGCTTTCTGCCCCTGTTTGTGACCCAGGCACTGGGCGCATTGAACGACAATGTGTTCAAGAACGCACTCGCCATTCTGCTGGTTTACCGTATTGCCGCGGAAGCCGGCCTGAACGCGGCCGTCATGGCAACTGCTGCCGGTGGCGTTTTTATCCTGCCGTTTTTCCTGTTTTCTGCCACCGCCGGGCAGGTTGCCGACAAATTCGACAAGGCGGGCCTTATCCGGCTGATCAAGCTTGCTGAGATCGTCATCATGGCACTGGGCGCGCTGGCGTTGTTTTCCGGCGATGTATGGTTTTTGTTCGGTGTATTGTTCCTCATGGGCACGCAATCGGCATTCTTCGGCCCGCTGAAATACTCAATTCTGCCGGTACACCTGAAGGAAAGTCAGCTCATCGGTGCCAACTCGCTGATCGAGGCTGGTACGTTCCTTGCGATTCTGGCAGGCACCATTGCCGGTGGATTGCTGATTTTGACGGGCTATGGCATTGCCGTTGTCTCCGGCCTGGTTCTGACGCTGGCCGGCCTCGGCTATGCGGCAAGCCGGTTCATACCGGACGCGCCGGCCGCAGCCCCTGATTTAAAGCTCAACTGGAATGTGGTTGCCGAAAGCTGGCGCATGGTGTCGAAAGCGGCATCGGTGAGGTTTTCGCGCCTGACCATACTGGGAATCTCCTGGTTCTGGCTGGTCGGTGCAACTTTGCTGTCATTGTTCCCGGCTATCGCCAGCGACCTGCTCAAGGGTGACGAAACCGTTGTCACACTGTTCCTGGTTCTGTTCACGGTCGGTATCGCCATCGGATCCATGCTGTGCAACCGTCTGCTGAGAGGTCAGGTGACGGCAATTCACGCACCGTTCGGGGCGCTCGGCATAACCCTGTTTATCGCTGATTTCTCGTTCGCGCTGATGAACTACCAACCTCCTGCGGGCGGCGAACTGATGGGCGGGCTGACCTTCCTGTCTGACTGGACCAATCTGCGCATGATGCTGGACCTGATTGGCGTGGCGTTGTGTGGCGGCATTTTCATCGTGCCCCTGTATGCCATCCTGCAGGCGCGGTCTGATGATGAAGACCGGTCGCGCACCATAGCCGCCAACAATATCGTCAACGCGTTCTTCATGACGGCGGGAGCCGGAGCAGTTGCCGCGCTGATCGGGGCAGGGGTGAGCATTCCTGTAGTGCTGCTCGGTATCGCCGCGATCAATTTCATTGTCGCGATCTATGTCTGCGTGCTGCTGCCGGACCAGTTGATCAAGACGGTTCTGATCGCCGTCCTCAAGCTGTTTTACCGGGTCGAGGTGAAGGGCCTGGAAAATTACGAAAAGGCCGGCAAGCGTGCTGTCATCGTGGTCAACCACGTGTCATTCCTGGACCCGGTCCTGCTGGCTGCGTTCCTGCCGGTCAAACCCCTGTTTGCCGTCAACACACACATTGCAAATGCCTGGTGGGTGAAACCGTTCCTGAGGCTGGTGGATGCCTTTCCGATGGACCCGACCAACCCGATGGCCGCCAAGGCCCTGGTGCGCGAAGTCAGGCAGGACAAGCACTGTGTCATATTCCCTGAAGGACGCATTACCGTCACGGGCGCCCTGATGAAGGTGTTCGAAGGCCCGGCAATGATTGCGGACCAGGCTGATGCGGAACTGGTGCCGGTGCGCATCGATGGTGCCCAGTACACATTTTTCTCTCGGTTGAAAGGAACCCTGCGCGCCCGCTGGTTCCCCAAGATAACCCTGACCGTCATGCCGCCGCGCAAACTGGAAGTGCCGGACGGCCTGGTTGGCAAAAGCCGCCGCCGTCATGCCGGCCAGCAGCTATATGATGTCATGAGCGACATGATTTTTGAAACCTGCAACCGCCGCCGGTCGTTGTTTGACGCCTTGCTGGAGGCCAAAGTCGTGCATGGCGGCAAGCATGCGATACTGGAAGACCTGGAGCGCCAGGCGCTCGGATATGGAAAACTGGTTCTGGGGTCGCGCATCATGGGCCGCAAGCTGACCCGGTTTTGCAGCCAGGGGGAGCGAGTGGGCCTGATGGTGCCGAACTCCGTCGGCGCTGTCGTGACCTTCTTTGCGCTGCAGTCACAAGGCCGTGTACCGGCCATGCTGAATTTTTCCACCGGCCTGGCAAACATGCAGGCGGCCATCACAGCAGCAGACATCAGGACGGTCATAACCTCGCGAAAATTCATCGAGGTTGCCAAGATGGAAGACACGGTCGCCGCATTCGAGAAAACCGTGAAGGTGGTCTATCTGGAAGACATCAAGGCTTCCATAGGTGGCTGGGACAAGGCGCGGGCGCTGCTGACGGCGCCTTTCGCCGGGGCCGCACATTCCAGGCTTGCGATCTCGCCCGATGACCCGGCCGTCGTATTGTTCACTTCCGGTTCGGAGGGCACTCCGAAAGGCGTTGTCCTGAGCCACTCCAACCTGTTGGCAAACTGCTACCAGCTTGGTGCGCGGGTGGACTTCAATCCACGCGATATCGTGTTCAATGCGCTGCCGGTGTTTCACTCCTTCGGTTTGACCGGCGGTACCCTGCTTCCGGTGCTCGCCGGGGTCAGGACGTTCCTGTACCCGTCGCCGCTGCATTACCGTATCGTGCCGGCGCTGGTTTATGACACCAATTCCACCATCATGTTCGGGACCGACACTTTCCTGGCGGGTTATGCGCGCTCTTCCGATCCGTATGATTTCTATTCGGTGCGCTATGCATTTGCCGGAGCGGAAAAGGTCAAGGACGAGACCCGGAAGGTGTGGAGCGAGAAATTCGGCATCCGCATTTTCGAAGGTTATGGTGCAACTGAAACATCGCCCGGTATTTCAACCAATACCGCACAGCACTTCAAGGCTGGTTCCGTGGGCCGCTTCCTGCCGGGCATCTCGTATGAACTGCAGCCTGTGCCCGGCATCGATGAGGGCGGCAGGCTTGTGGTCAAGGGTCCCAATGTCATGCTGGGCTATCTGCGCGCGGAAAACCCCGGCGTACTGGAACCTACGGAAGACTCGACCTACGACACCGGCGACATAGTTGATGTTGATGAACACGGTTTCATTTCCATTCTCGGTCGTGCCAAGCGGTTTGCCAAGATCGCCGGTGAAATGGTCAGCCTGACGGCTGTTGAAGCCCAGGCCAGCAGCTTGTGGCCGGACAACATGCATGCGGTGATCTCGATACCCGATGCCCGCAAGGGCGAGCAGCTTGTGCTGGTGACCGACAATGCCAAGGCCAAGCGCGACGCGTTGCAGAGTCATTGCAAGAAGCAGGGGCTGGGCGAACTGATGGTGCCAAAAACCATCATGAGCGTGAAATCGGTCCCGGTACTGGGCACCGGCAAGACCGATTATGTCGGTGTAGGTGCTCTCGTCGCAGCAGGCGGTTGA
- a CDS encoding haloacid dehalogenase type II: MKLTDFKALTFDCYGTLIDWETGMVEGLKPLTSRVDRDLSRDDILEAHARHESSQQSWTPSMRYRELLPIVYKRLAEEWGVAATSEECAVYGRSVKNWPAFSDSVGALKYLKKHYKLVILSNVDNESFAGSNARLDVEFDAIYTAEDVGSYKPSDRNFDYMLEKLKTLGVEKGDILHTAESMFHDHGPANRHGLTSCWIYRRFDQQGFGATMNPGEMPKYDFRFDSMADLVKAHQDALRS, translated from the coding sequence ATGAAACTCACCGACTTCAAGGCACTGACATTTGATTGCTATGGAACGCTGATCGACTGGGAAACAGGCATGGTCGAAGGACTTAAGCCGCTCACCTCACGGGTTGATCGTGACCTGTCGCGCGACGACATTCTCGAGGCCCACGCCCGGCATGAATCCTCACAGCAGTCCTGGACACCGTCAATGCGGTATCGCGAGCTGTTGCCGATTGTCTACAAGCGCCTGGCGGAAGAGTGGGGCGTGGCGGCTACATCCGAAGAGTGCGCCGTCTATGGCAGGTCGGTGAAAAACTGGCCTGCTTTTTCCGATTCAGTCGGGGCGTTGAAGTATCTGAAAAAGCACTACAAACTGGTCATCCTGTCGAATGTCGACAATGAAAGCTTTGCCGGCAGCAATGCCCGCCTGGATGTTGAATTTGATGCAATCTATACCGCCGAGGATGTCGGCTCCTATAAACCGTCTGACCGCAATTTTGATTACATGCTCGAAAAGCTGAAAACACTTGGCGTGGAAAAGGGCGACATCCTGCATACGGCAGAGAGCATGTTCCACGATCACGGTCCGGCCAACCGGCACGGGCTCACCTCGTGCTGGATTTATCGCCGCTTTGACCAGCAGGGTTTTGGTGCGACCATGAATCCGGGTGAGATGCCGAAATACGATTTTCGCTTCGACAGCATGGCAGACCTGGTGAAAGCTCACCAGGACGCATTGCGGTCATGA
- a CDS encoding EamA family transporter translates to MTHSFFTPQLRGALAIGVGAGLWGLFWIPLRYLSEAGFGPFWSAAMAMGAGLPVALLAASRWGKWRSDHVRWMALVGGGIGISEVCYFYAVVSTDVIRAIFLFYMLPIWATLIDRVVFGVRLNPWRAFAILLAFAGLWLLLGGDGGLPVPRNAGDWAGLVAGFFWGFTLSMVRGRAEVDPYWNVASAVFFGTLFAALAAVLIGSVKFSAGVFTPTLAVGVLAFGILVFWPSMIGQLWGARLVPATRAALLTMTEIVVATISAWALIGTSMTTLSVVGGLVIVVAVLIDIYGNTEQSA, encoded by the coding sequence ATGACACATTCATTTTTCACCCCGCAGCTTCGCGGTGCGCTGGCTATCGGGGTTGGCGCGGGTCTGTGGGGCCTGTTCTGGATCCCGCTGCGCTACCTGTCTGAAGCCGGCTTCGGGCCGTTCTGGTCGGCCGCGATGGCCATGGGCGCGGGCCTGCCTGTCGCGCTGCTGGCAGCGTCGAGATGGGGCAAATGGCGGTCGGATCATGTGCGCTGGATGGCGCTGGTGGGCGGCGGGATCGGCATCTCCGAGGTGTGTTACTTTTATGCCGTCGTGTCCACCGACGTCATCAGGGCAATCTTCCTGTTCTACATGCTGCCGATCTGGGCCACCCTGATTGACCGGGTGGTATTTGGTGTTCGGCTCAACCCTTGGCGCGCTTTCGCAATTCTTCTGGCTTTCGCCGGTTTGTGGCTGTTGCTTGGTGGCGATGGCGGATTGCCGGTGCCGCGCAATGCGGGTGACTGGGCAGGTCTGGTGGCAGGTTTCTTCTGGGGTTTCACATTGTCCATGGTGCGCGGCCGGGCCGAGGTCGATCCGTACTGGAATGTGGCCTCGGCGGTTTTCTTTGGAACCCTGTTTGCAGCCCTGGCCGCAGTGCTGATCGGCAGCGTCAAATTTTCTGCAGGCGTTTTTACACCGACACTTGCCGTTGGTGTTTTAGCGTTCGGCATCCTTGTTTTCTGGCCGTCGATGATAGGGCAGTTGTGGGGTGCACGGCTGGTGCCGGCAACCCGGGCTGCATTGCTGACCATGACAGAGATCGTGGTCGCGACGATCAGCGCCTGGGCCTTGATCGGAACCTCGATGACAACTCTGTCGGTGGTGGGAGGCCTGGTAATTGTGGTCGCAGTGCTCATCGACATCTACGGCAATACCGAGCAGTCGGCCTAG
- a CDS encoding acyl-CoA dehydrogenase family protein gives MSTQNQANFGETEERTMLRDTLRRFLSDVYTHEQRSASLATEHGISPEIWSQLAELGVLHALFGDHVGGLGGQGYDIVAVFEEIGRAGVVEPLLENAVLAGGLIADLGTADQHALLDTVMSGEHQLAFAHAEPGSRYDLSRVTVTAMPDGQGVVLNGRKSVVSNGDGARTLVVSARVAGADDAEDGISLFLVPADAPGISVRGYPRIDGGYAGEIDLHDLKLPAQALLGPPGGAFPAIEARICTAIAAVSADALGAMETAKELTIAYLQTRTQFGRPIGKFQVLQHRMANLLIEIEQARSAVLNLAAALDKDRDERERNASATKNLIGRVGRLVAEECIQMHGGIGMTQEYALAHYARRLVMVDHEFGDTDHHLERFIALSQTRG, from the coding sequence GTGAGCACCCAAAACCAAGCCAATTTCGGGGAAACCGAAGAGCGCACCATGTTGCGCGATACGCTGCGGCGGTTCCTGTCAGATGTGTATACCCATGAACAACGTTCAGCATCGCTCGCAACAGAGCATGGCATATCGCCCGAGATCTGGTCGCAGCTGGCCGAACTGGGTGTTCTGCACGCCTTGTTCGGCGACCATGTCGGCGGACTGGGCGGGCAGGGCTATGACATTGTCGCAGTGTTTGAGGAGATCGGGCGTGCAGGTGTGGTTGAACCGCTGCTTGAAAATGCGGTTCTTGCCGGCGGGTTGATTGCCGATCTTGGAACGGCTGATCAGCATGCGCTTCTGGACACAGTGATGTCAGGCGAACACCAGCTTGCCTTCGCGCATGCCGAGCCGGGCAGCCGCTATGACCTGTCCAGGGTCACGGTCACTGCCATGCCGGACGGGCAGGGGGTTGTGCTGAACGGTCGCAAATCCGTCGTCTCGAACGGGGACGGTGCGCGCACACTGGTAGTCAGTGCGCGGGTCGCCGGTGCAGATGATGCTGAAGACGGCATTTCACTTTTCCTGGTGCCTGCTGATGCACCGGGCATTTCAGTGCGCGGTTATCCGAGGATCGATGGCGGTTATGCAGGTGAGATTGACTTGCATGACCTGAAGCTGCCGGCCCAGGCTCTGCTCGGCCCGCCCGGCGGCGCATTCCCGGCAATCGAGGCGCGCATATGCACGGCGATTGCAGCTGTTTCGGCAGATGCGCTGGGTGCGATGGAGACGGCCAAGGAACTCACCATAGCCTATCTGCAGACCCGGACCCAGTTCGGACGCCCCATCGGCAAATTTCAGGTCCTGCAGCACCGCATGGCGAATCTGCTGATCGAGATTGAACAGGCACGATCTGCGGTGCTCAACCTGGCTGCTGCATTGGACAAGGATCGTGATGAGCGCGAACGCAATGCCAGTGCTACCAAAAACCTCATCGGACGGGTAGGGCGGCTGGTGGCGGAAGAGTGCATCCAGATGCACGGCGGCATCGGTATGACGCAGGAATATGCCCTGGCCCACTATGCCCGCCGGCTGGTCATGGTGGATCATGAATTTGGAGACACCGACCATCATCTGGAGCGCTTCATTGCGCTTTCTCAAACTCGGGGCTGA
- a CDS encoding acyl-CoA dehydrogenase family protein gives MPAQVDLDEFRDEVRRFLNENLPGRISNKVRSGLRMTKADYEEWHAILNEKGWLAVNWPVEFGGTGWTAHQRFIFEDEMCAAHAPRIVPFGLMMLGPVLQKFGSQAQRDYFLPRILKGDDWWCQGYSEPGAGSDLASLKTRAVRNGDHYVVNGQKTWTTLGQHANWIFCLVRTDTDVKPQAGISFLLIDMASPGVEIRPIRLLDGEAEVNEVFFDDVRVPVGNLVGEENQGWTYAKYLLTHERTNIAGTGFAKAGLDAVKRIANQEMSGGKPLSVNPHFAARLAQIEIDLMAMETTNLRVIAQVAAGQAPGVESSMLKIKGTELRQQINDLTRRAVGPYAIPFVSEALDEGSNAEAIGPDYAAPVAAQYFNNRKLTIYGGSNEVQRTIIAKQVLDL, from the coding sequence ATGCCAGCACAAGTTGATCTCGACGAGTTTCGCGATGAAGTTCGTCGGTTCCTGAATGAAAACCTTCCCGGCCGAATAAGCAATAAGGTGCGTTCGGGCCTGCGCATGACCAAGGCCGACTATGAAGAGTGGCATGCGATCCTGAATGAAAAGGGTTGGCTTGCCGTCAATTGGCCGGTGGAGTTTGGCGGCACCGGATGGACAGCCCATCAGCGGTTCATTTTTGAAGACGAGATGTGTGCTGCACATGCGCCCAGAATTGTTCCGTTTGGTCTGATGATGCTGGGTCCGGTATTGCAGAAATTCGGCTCGCAGGCGCAACGCGACTATTTCCTGCCGCGAATTCTGAAAGGTGATGACTGGTGGTGCCAGGGCTATTCCGAGCCAGGTGCCGGTTCAGACCTGGCGTCATTGAAGACCCGGGCGGTTCGAAACGGCGATCACTATGTGGTCAACGGCCAGAAAACCTGGACTACGCTGGGTCAGCACGCCAACTGGATTTTCTGCCTGGTGCGCACCGACACGGACGTCAAGCCGCAAGCCGGTATCTCGTTCCTGCTGATTGACATGGCCAGTCCCGGCGTTGAGATACGCCCGATCCGGCTTCTGGACGGCGAGGCGGAGGTCAACGAGGTCTTCTTCGACGATGTGCGGGTGCCGGTCGGCAATCTGGTCGGTGAGGAAAATCAGGGCTGGACTTACGCCAAATATCTTTTGACTCATGAGCGCACCAATATAGCCGGTACCGGTTTTGCCAAAGCCGGACTTGATGCGGTCAAGCGAATTGCCAACCAGGAAATGTCGGGTGGGAAGCCACTTTCGGTAAATCCGCATTTTGCGGCGCGTCTGGCGCAGATTGAAATTGACCTGATGGCCATGGAGACCACCAATCTCCGCGTCATCGCGCAAGTGGCTGCCGGACAGGCGCCCGGTGTTGAAAGTTCCATGCTGAAGATCAAGGGAACCGAGTTGCGCCAGCAGATCAACGACCTGACCAGGCGGGCCGTGGGACCGTATGCGATCCCGTTTGTATCTGAGGCGCTTGACGAGGGATCCAACGCTGAGGCCATCGGGCCGGACTACGCTGCGCCTGTGGCGGCACAGTATTTCAACAATCGCAAGCTGACGATTTATGGCGGGTCCAATGAAGTGCAGCGGACCATCATAGCAAAGCAGGTTCTGGACCTGTGA
- a CDS encoding Lrp/AsnC ligand binding domain-containing protein: MAGAVKLDRIDVNILAQLQQNGKLTNVNLADAVGLSPSPCLQRVKRLEKSGYITSYKAQINLAKLGDYITVFTEITLNDHRREDFIKFEAEIRRYDSVQECHLVSGGYDYLVKFVARSVAHYQEIIENILERNIGVDKYFSYIVIKSILTRDSVALGVVLPPEDASR, from the coding sequence ATGGCAGGTGCCGTAAAGCTTGACCGGATTGACGTAAACATTCTGGCTCAGCTTCAGCAGAACGGGAAACTGACCAACGTCAATCTGGCGGATGCTGTCGGATTGTCTCCCAGCCCATGCCTGCAGCGCGTGAAGCGCCTGGAAAAATCCGGCTACATCACCAGCTACAAGGCGCAGATCAACCTGGCCAAGCTGGGTGACTACATCACCGTGTTCACCGAAATCACGCTCAATGATCACCGGCGCGAGGACTTCATAAAATTCGAAGCGGAAATCCGGCGCTACGACTCCGTGCAGGAATGCCATCTGGTCAGCGGAGGTTACGACTATCTGGTGAAATTTGTAGCCAGGAGCGTGGCGCACTACCAGGAGATCATCGAGAACATTCTGGAGCGAAATATCGGTGTCGACAAATACTTCAGCTACATCGTGATCAAGTCCATCCTGACCAGGGACAGCGTGGCGCTGGGTGTTGTACTGCCGCCCGAAGACGCGTCGCGATAG
- a CDS encoding oxepin-CoA hydrolase, alternative type gives MNLETPTIIWSASLRFLKLGAETMTSEKTAYFEDLGDRLVIYNANVANRNAITLELYDVISKALALAAETDRVRSVIFTGAGSFFCAGGDLNRIRNRRFEPLEQRKLAVEALHDIIRKFRSCPKPVIAAVEGGAAGAGVSLAYACDFIVASREARFTVSYVRVGLTPDGGITHRLMKMLPRPLVSELCLLAEPVDAERLYQLGALNQLSEPGEAMSHASAIADRLAVSPTSALSRVKELMNAAEHSTFEEQMDLERDHMAAAVTEGPAVEGITAFFEKRKPDFSKPGDS, from the coding sequence ATGAATTTGGAGACACCGACCATCATCTGGAGCGCTTCATTGCGCTTTCTCAAACTCGGGGCTGAGACCATGACCAGTGAAAAAACCGCGTACTTCGAGGACCTTGGGGACCGCCTGGTTATCTACAACGCCAACGTCGCCAACCGCAACGCAATCACCCTGGAGCTATATGACGTCATTTCGAAAGCGCTGGCCCTGGCCGCAGAAACAGACAGGGTAAGATCGGTGATATTTACTGGTGCGGGATCCTTCTTCTGCGCCGGTGGTGATCTCAACCGGATCAGGAACCGCCGCTTTGAACCTCTTGAGCAACGCAAGCTGGCTGTCGAGGCACTGCATGACATCATTCGCAAGTTCAGGTCTTGCCCCAAACCGGTGATTGCAGCAGTGGAAGGCGGTGCGGCAGGCGCCGGTGTTTCGCTTGCCTATGCCTGTGATTTTATCGTGGCCAGCAGGGAGGCCAGGTTCACGGTTTCTTATGTCAGGGTCGGCCTGACACCCGATGGCGGCATAACCCATCGCCTGATGAAGATGCTGCCGCGACCATTGGTCAGCGAGCTTTGCCTGCTGGCCGAACCCGTTGATGCTGAACGCCTGTATCAGCTGGGTGCCCTGAACCAGTTAAGTGAACCGGGTGAGGCCATGTCACATGCCTCTGCAATTGCGGATCGCCTGGCGGTGTCTCCCACCAGCGCATTGTCGCGCGTCAAGGAACTGATGAACGCAGCGGAGCATTCCACTTTCGAGGAACAGATGGACCTGGAGCGCGATCACATGGCCGCGGCGGTCACGGAAGGTCCCGCTGTGGAAGGCATAACCGCGTTTTTTGAAAAGCGTAAACCCGATTTCTCCAAGCCTGGCGACAGCTGA
- a CDS encoding esterase/lipase family protein, whose protein sequence is MLVLLGLVFTGGLSGQARAENPNFALPTLGGTQLWADEHLRGGWRIQRHAWSGHYRLLDEQDVRRAWGSYADCLIRLNDHTSAAPQARHLVLLVHGIARGPATFGDLPGKLRKSGFEARAISYPSTRGSIDDHAAQLERLLQRVQNVDEVSFVTHSMGGIVVRRLLARNGAWKSTLVSGRLVMIAPPNQGSLIAQALQPAWPYKLLYGTAGQQLTPAQAAGFSVPDIPFGIIAGGLGTPEGYNPLVPGDDDGTVAVAETRLEGAQDFMVLPGLHGFIARSHGVEQSVLNFLTTGRFKQVRRHPNG, encoded by the coding sequence GTGCTTGTGTTGCTAGGCCTCGTCTTCACGGGAGGGCTGTCCGGGCAGGCGCGCGCTGAAAACCCTAATTTTGCCCTGCCGACGTTAGGGGGGACGCAATTATGGGCGGACGAACACTTGCGAGGCGGTTGGAGGATCCAGCGCCATGCCTGGAGCGGCCACTATCGACTGCTGGATGAACAAGACGTTCGCCGCGCCTGGGGCAGCTATGCGGATTGCCTGATCAGGTTGAACGACCACACATCTGCAGCACCGCAAGCCCGGCACCTCGTACTGCTTGTGCACGGTATTGCACGCGGTCCGGCAACATTCGGGGACCTGCCGGGCAAGCTACGCAAGTCGGGCTTCGAGGCTCGCGCTATCAGCTACCCCAGCACACGAGGATCGATTGACGATCATGCCGCACAACTGGAAAGACTGCTGCAGCGAGTGCAGAATGTGGATGAAGTATCCTTCGTAACCCATTCCATGGGCGGCATAGTTGTGCGTCGGTTGTTGGCTCGCAACGGCGCCTGGAAATCAACGTTGGTATCGGGGCGGCTGGTTATGATTGCCCCGCCAAACCAGGGCTCGCTCATTGCCCAGGCGCTGCAACCCGCATGGCCTTACAAACTGCTTTACGGCACTGCCGGCCAGCAATTGACGCCGGCACAGGCCGCGGGCTTTTCCGTTCCAGACATTCCCTTCGGCATCATTGCCGGTGGTCTGGGAACGCCCGAAGGCTATAACCCGCTTGTGCCGGGTGATGACGACGGCACGGTGGCGGTTGCGGAAACCCGTCTGGAAGGTGCACAGGATTTCATGGTTTTACCTGGTCTTCACGGATTTATTGCAAGGTCCCACGGGGTTGAACAGTCGGTCCTGAATTTCCTGACGACGGGCCGTTTCAAACAGGTTAGGAGACATCCCAATGGATAA